The Fragaria vesca subsp. vesca linkage group LG2, FraVesHawaii_1.0, whole genome shotgun sequence genome includes a window with the following:
- the LOC101302136 gene encoding serine carboxypeptidase-like 48-like, producing the protein MASPFPCTFFSFLLLLLLPFLSSSYDPNSKPDQLHLSSPAFFPKLQAEKLIRDLNLFPNDEINTGAYYNSSLDAPKLVEKRFKMPYFAAANGTTIAELGHHAGYYRLPNSHAARMFYLFFESRTNKNDPVVIWLTGGPGCSSELAVFYENGPFHIVNNLSLTWNDYGWDKASNLLYVDQPTGTGFSYSSDSRDIRHDEEGVSNDLYDFLQGFFTQHPQFVKNDFYITGESYAGHYIPAFASRVHKGNKDKEGIHINFKGLAIGNGLTNPSFQYKAYPDYALQMGLIKKADYDRITESIPACEQAIKTCGPTGGRPCVDAYSVCNNIFSEIMDIIGDKNYYDIRKQCVGDLCYDFSNMETFLNMKLVREALGVGSINFVSCSSTVYEAMLSDWMRNLEVGIPALLEDGIKVLVYAGEYDLICNWLGNSNWVHAMEWSGQKAFEESLTVPFKVGGAEAGLLKSHGPLAFLKVHNAGHMVPMDQPKAALQMLTNWMQGNLAMAQSRERAAHK; encoded by the exons ATGGCATCTCCTTTTCCTTGCACATTCTTCTCTTTTCTCTTGCTCCTTCTCCTACCCTTCTTATCTTCCTCATATGATCCCAACTCCAAGCCTGACCAGCTTCACTTGTCTTCACCAGCATTCTTCCCGAAACTCCAAGCCGAAAAGCTCATTCGGGACCTCAACTTGTTCCCCAACGATGAGATTAACACCGGAGCTTATTACAACTCTTCATTGGACGCTCCAAAGCTTGTCGAAAAGCGCTTCAAGATGCCATACTTTGCTGCTGCTAATGGAACCACTATTGCAGAGCTTGGACACCACGCCGGCTACTATCGCCTCCCAAATTCCCACGCGGCAAG GATGTTCTACTTGTTCTTTGAATCAAGGACAAACAAGAATGACCCTGTAGTGATTTGGTTGACTGGAGGACCAGGTTGCAGCAGTGAACTTGCTGTGTTTTATGAAAATGGTCCTTTCCATATTGTAAATAACTTGTCTCTTACTTGGAATGACTATGGCTGGGACAAG GCATCAAACCTTCTCTACGTTGACCAACCTACTGGAACTGGTTTCAGCTATTCTTCGGATAGCCGTGATATTCGTCACGATGAAGAAGGTGTCAGTAACGATTTGTACGATTTCTTGCAG GGATTTTTCACCCAGCATCCTCAATTTGTTAAGAATGACTTTTACATCACTGGAGAATCTTATGCTGGCCACTACATTCCGGCATTTGCTTCTCGAGTGCACAAAGGAAACAAAGACAAGGAAGGGATTCACATAAATTTTAAG GGATTAGCAATAGGTAATGGCTTAACCAATCCAAGTTTCCAGTACAAGGCATACCCCGATTATGCACTACAAATGGGTTTGATTAAGAAAGCTGATTATGATAGAATTACCGAGTCGATTCCAGCCTGTGAACAAGCAATCAAGACTTGTG GCCCTACTGGTGGACGGCCTTGTGTAGACGCATACAGTGTTTGTAATAACATATTTTCCGAGATCATGGATATAATCGGTGATAAAAAT TATTATGATATCAGAAAACAATGTGTGGGGGATCTATGTTATGACTTCTCAAACATGGAGACATTCTTGAACATGAAATTAGTTAGGGAAGCCCTAGGAGTAGGTAGCATAAACTTTGTTTCTTGCAGCTCTACGGTGTATGAGGCTATGTTGTCGGACTGGATGAGAAATCTGGAGGTGGGAATTCCTGCCCTTCTTGAAGATGGAATTAAGGTGCTAGTGTATGCTGGGGAGTACGATCTTATATGCAATTGGCTTG GGAACTCAAATTGGGTTCATGCTATGGAATGGTCTGGTCAGAAAGCATTTGAGGAATCACTAACGGTTCCATTCAAGGTTGGCGGTGCAGAAGCAGGACTGCTTAAAAGCCATGGACCCCTCGCTTTCCTCAAG